A region from the Lycium barbarum isolate Lr01 chromosome 8, ASM1917538v2, whole genome shotgun sequence genome encodes:
- the LOC132607950 gene encoding uncharacterized protein LOC132607950 has protein sequence MPPYEALCGRKCKTPLYWSEVGERKLVGPEIVQQTEDKVKIIKDRLKIDIDRQKSYADLKRPEIEHQVGDKVFLKVSPWKKIMRFGQKGKLSPRFIGPYEVLERVGPVSYKIALPPELYKIHNVFQVSMLRRYRSDPSHILPVESIEVTPDLTCEEEPVQILAHETKELRDKKILLVKVLWRNHSSKDATWGREEDMRIQYPHLFRD, from the coding sequence ATGCCTCCTTATGAAGCATTATGTGGCAGAAAATGTAAAACTCCTCTTTATTGGAGTGAAGTTGGTGAAAGAAAATTGGTTGGTCCTGAGATTGTGCAACAAACTGAAGATAAGGTAAAAATCATCAAGGATCGTCTAAAAATTGATATagatagacaaaagtcttatgctgATCTTAAGAGGCCTGAAATTGAGCATCAAGTGGGAGATAAGGTGTTTTTAAAGGTTTCTCCATGGAAGAAGATTATGAGATTTGGCCAAAAAGGAAAACTTAGTCCTCGATTTATTGGACCATACGAAGTACTTGAGAGAGTTGGCCCAGTTTCATATAAAATAGCTCTTCCACCGGAGTTATATAAGATCCACAATGTCTTCCAAGTTTCTATGCTTAGAAGATATCGCTCAGATCCATCTCATATTCTTCCTGTTGAATCCATTGAGGTCACTCCTGACTTGACATGCGAAGAAGAACCTGTCCAAATCTTGGCGCATGAGACAAAAGAGCTTAGAGACAAGAAAATCCTATTAGTAAAAGTCCTTTGGAGAAATCATTCTAGCAAAGACGCTACCTGGGGGCGAGAAGAGGATATGCGAATTCAATATCCCCATTTGTTTCGAGACTAG
- the LOC132607951 gene encoding uncharacterized protein LOC132607951, whose product MDVEQWVERMERVFEQLECSEDAKFEYAVSLLQTDAYDWWYVPPAYHDSKKEEFMNLEKRSMSIAEYQQKFLRLSRYAGGINNNEKDKCRRFEDGLNDSIRKSVAVLQHENFCKLVSAALTWERINKEQASRNEKKFRKVDADLGVPSKRGKFDNSKVCGVHKLAQDKLNRSNFSTSSTPSYGQGKTRIPTCAQCGKNHYGTCRTTSGACFNCGSFNHKVKDCPNPIPTSSPRTEGSVQKPITTPSEGNKGARSRDTRATDAGGANQACRSRATA is encoded by the exons ATGGATGTCGAGCAGTGGGTGGAGCGCATGGAAAGAGTATTTGAGCAATTAGAGTGTTCAGAAGATGCCAAATTTGAGTATGCTGTCTCACTGTTACAAACAGATGCTTATGACTGGTGG TATGTTCCACCTGCTTATCATGATTCAAAGAAAGAGGAGTTCATGAATTTAGAGAAAAGGAGTATGTCTATTGCTGAATATCAACAAAAGTTTCTCAGGCTTTCTCGTTATGCTGGTGGTATTAACAATAATGAAAAAGATAAGTGCAGGAGATTCGAAGACGGTTTGAATGATTCCATCAGAAAGTCTGTAGCGGTCCTACAACATGAGAACTTTTGTAAACTAGTTTCAGCTGCTCTTACTTGGGAAAGAATCAACAAGGAACAAGCTAGTAGAAATGAAAAGAAGTTCAGAAAAGTTGATGCAGATTTAGGAGTTCCATCAAAAAGGGGAAAGTTTGATAACTCCAAAGTTTGTGGTGTTCACAAGTTAGCGCAAGATAAGCTAAATAGATCAAATTTCTCTACTTCTAGCACTCCAAGCTATGGCCAAGGCAAGACTCGTATACCCACTTGTGCACAATGTGGAAAGAATCACTATGGTACTTGCAGGACAACTTCTGGTGCTTGTTTTAATTGTGGGAGCTTCAATCATAAAGTGAAGGATTGTCCTAATCCTATCCCTACTTCTTCTCCGCGTACGGAAGGCTCTGTTCAGAAACCTATTACCACTCCTTCTGAAGGGAATAAAGGTGCAAGATCTAGAGACACACGAGCAACAGATGCAGGTGGAGCCAATCAAGCTTGTAGGTCAAGAGCTACTGCATGA